From a region of the Penaeus vannamei isolate JL-2024 chromosome 2, ASM4276789v1, whole genome shotgun sequence genome:
- the LOC113805140 gene encoding uncharacterized protein, translating to MSVIIRLQNLPWSANALDIREFFKGLQIPEGGVHIVGGELGDAFIAFGTDEDARLAMQKTGSTLKGIQVTLLLSSRSEMQKVIESARQQAMALQGYMAPAPMPSQKPPQPMPQAMSQQPPPQQQVGPVGQMPPQNPYQQQQQQSASHMHYPSPMHQMSPDTRHSQLPPHIQNQSHLMQTPPMANSGNNQLHPNHVPLHTHGGVDSHNQNHMHSSANQAEKKDDKKDSSATSSSKRDSKGRDGRRRRSKSRSRSRSRSRDRDRRRRHRTRSRSRSRDRSGRSRRRSRSRERDRGRDRTRDRSDREKDRLGRPGRDRGDRDSQDTLEMASPQESHMKEGSNGGIPGLGDIPSASMRGPLPSSLTEPPKNSPIHTPSPASTPAYNTAPSFNSGGVYNAAMPFSGQSFNFLNMNVPPPNMVGSAKFNESLEMDPDEESQMSKEASGSEYMSDQVGSHKSEQMFCQLRGDKSQIGAPMDGLPVHRPESTGLLGDAPGEVPYGAFAGRGFGMPRSNEGFGYDRAPGNRPSSADGRNSDYESRGRDGRMGSGRDSRDYRDVRGYREMDGREGRGTKDSREDREREDSDRRGNWGPRGDSRDERGNRWDGQEDRESAGWSRGREGWGGRGDRDNWSGKSSRDSRDSWSDRDGGWSKREGRNWEDHDGYYEDREDEENYEEVYEPMGRGGYRGRGMRGWDRGRGRGRGFGPRYGEYREGYPEGHPEDGYGGYRGGYRGGYRGRGGGPGGYRDGEGDNSKFTCSVEIRNVPPGTSYRAIRELFHGIYVPNNSIKLLADDQGNRLNVALLKFSQPRDALRAVRCSGKYLYDSPVDIMFISDSKYDTATDVNMTQGKLNPGGKPGSSGFDEKSQDGSYICVSGLPDGCAENDVAQLFTRYKIMDIILERNRDSLGTCYVRLQSSDEAQRAVDSVAGNAVLDGSQLKIELYSPDNASATKDLSMKSQLDQKLTGNIVDSGDKDMESRNGDDGPGKHTPLGADLLTDSVVMKGVPKDTTEANIRDFFSDEGLVPERVHFCEPLEDGTHPVYVMFPLIQDARRAVGKSQQQLGKVKVQVELIAKPVVMSAMGLKFDPLELIKKGQESLTKTDSHGDKPSDQSLEPSPDSMKMNSEHENSDSQKMDADNPMQRGQNSKQPLIREPLLQHGQPLQPDKDSRKDDMHPKFDPYSGMGGMPRAPFRGGLMGHFPGAPRNFRPRGDMRGGMHRMPGGMRDPGGFGRMRGPYPMMRESGDHAGGKETMGTAIPPEKFGKPGCVVALGNVSYRATTDDILEFFHDFPDIRPVNVIRRYNEFNQPTADARVSLSSPQDAQRAIKTLHRQYMCNRQIFLSLVQE from the exons ATGAGTGTCATCATTCGCCTGCAGAACCTCCCGTGGTCGGCCAACGCCCTCGACATTCGGGAGTTCTTCAAAGGGCTGCAGATCCCGGAGGGCGGCGTGCACATCGTGGGCGGGGAGCTCGGAGATGCCTTCATTGCCTTCGG GACCGACGAGGATGCCCGCCTCGCCATGCAGAAGACGGGCTCCACACTCAAAGGTATTCAGGTGACTTTGCTGCTGTCCTCGCGTTCAGAAATGCAGAAGGTCATCGAGTCCGCCCGCCAGCAGGCCATGGCTCTCCAGGGCTACATGGCCCCCGCCCCCATGCCCTCACAAAAGCCGCCACAGCCAATGCCTCAGGCGATGTCTCAGCAGCCACCTCCGCAGCAGCAGGTAGGCCCAGTCGGGCAGATGCCGCCACAGAATCCctatcaacagcagcagcagcagtcggCATCACACATGCATTACCCTTCGCCCATGCACCAGATGTCGCCCGACACTCGCCACAGTCAGCTGCCTCCTCACATACAGAATCAGAGCCATCTCATGCAGACGCCTCCCATGGCCAATTCGGGGAATAACCAACTTCACCCTAATCATGTCCCCTTGCACACACATGGAGGCGTCGACTCGCATAACCAGAACCATATGCATTCCTCAGCTAACCAGGCTGAGAAGAAAGACGATAAGAAGGATTCTTCAGCCACTTCCTCATCGAAGCGAGATTCCAAAGGACGCGATGGCCGGCGTCGGAGGTCCAAATCGCGAAGCAGGTCTCGCTCCAggtcgagagaccgagaccgtcGCCGTCGCCACAGAACCCGCTCGAGATCTCGCAGTCGGGACCGCAGCGGCCGCAGCCGGCGACGTAGCAGGAGTAGGGAGCGTGATCGTGGAAGAGACAGGACTCGTGACCGCAGCGACCGCGAGAAGGATCGCCTAGGGAGGCCAGGGCGTGACCGTGGAGACCGTGACAGCCAAGACACTCTTGAAATGGCGTCACCCCAAGAATCCCACATGAAGGAGGGAAGCAACGGAGGAATACCCGGCCTTGGAGACATCCCAAGTGCAAGCATGAGGGGCCCGCTGCCCAGCAGCCTCACGGAGCCACCCAAGAACTCGCCCATCCACACACCCTCACCTGCCTCTACACCAGCATATAATACTGCCCCATCCTTCAATTCTGGCGGTGTCTATAATGCAGCCATGCCTTTTAGTGGGCAGTCATTTAACTTCCTCAATATGAATGTTCCACCTCCAAACATGGTAGGGTCAGCTAAGTTTAATGAATCATTAGAGATGGACCCTGACGAGGAAAGCCAAATGTCAAAAGAGGCGTCTGGCAGTGAGTATATGTCTGATCAGGTGGGAAGTCACAAAAGTGAACAGATGTTTTGCCAGTTGAGAGGCGATAAAAGCCAAATAGGAGCCCCAATGGATGGATTGCCAGTACACAGACCTGAATCTACAGGACTCTTAGGTGATGCTCCTGGTGAAGTCCCTTATGGTGCCTTTGCAGGAAGAGGCTTTGGCATGCCGAGAAGTAATGAAGGATTTGGTTATGACAGAGCTCCTGGCAACCGTCCGTCGTCTGCTGATGGCAGAAATTCTGATTATGAATCAAGAGGTCGAGATGGCAGGATGGGAAGTGGAAGAGACAGCAGAGACTACAGAGATGTGAGAggatatagagagatggatgggagggaaggcagagggacGAAGGATTCGCGTGAGGACAGAGAACGGGAGGATTCAGATCGTCGTGGCAACTGGGGCCCAAGAGGAGATTCGAGGGATGAGCGTGGCAACAGGTGGGACGGCCAGGAAGACCGCGAGTCGGCAGGGTGGAGCCGGGGGCGAGAGGgctggggtgggcgtggggaccGTGACAACTGGTCGGGGAAAAGTAGCCGTGACTCTCGTGACAGTTGGAGTGACCGTGACGGAGGATGGAGTAAGCGTGAAGGCCGCAACTGGGAAGACCATGATGGCTACTATGAAGacagagaagatgaggaaaactACGAGGAAGTGTATGAACCCATGGGGCGTGGGGGTTACCGCGGTCGAGGAATGCGGGGCTGGGACAGAGGCAGAGGCCGCGGCCGTGGATTTGGGCCGCGATACGGCGAATACCGTGAAGGTTATCCAGAGGGTCATCCAGAAGATGGCTATGGAGGATACCGTGGAGGATACCGTGGTGGTTATCGTGGCCGAGGTGGAGGCCCTGGTGGAtacagggatggagagggagataactCCAAATTCACTTGCAGTGTGGAGATCCGAAATGTGCCTCCTGGGACCTCCTATCGCGCAATACGAGAACTTTTCCATGGTATCTATGTACCTAATAACAGCATCAAACTCCTTGCTGATGACCAAGGAAATCGTCTAAATGTTGCTCTTCTTAAGTTCTCACAGCCTCGTGATGCACTGAGGGCTGTTCGATGTTCTGGAAAGTATCTGTACGACAGCCCAGTCGATATAATGTTTATAAGTGATTCTAAGTATGACACAGCAACTGACGTAAACATGACGCAGGGCAAACTCAATCCCGGTGGCAAGCCAGGTTCAAGTGGATTTGATGAAAAGTCACAAGATGGCTCTTATATTTGTGTATCTGGCCTCCCAGACGGATGTGCAGAGAATGATGTTGCTCAATTATTTACCAGATACAAGATAATGGACATTATCCTGGAAAGGAATAGGGATTCTTTAGGCACATGTTATGTTCGACTCCAGTCATCAGATGAAGCACAGAGAGCTGTAGATTCAGTTGCAGGGAATGCAGTCCTGGATGGCAGTCAACTGAAGATTGAACTTTATTCCCCAGACAACGCTTCAGCTACCAAGGATTTGAGCATGAAATCTCAACTAGATCAGAAGTTGACTGGTAATATAGTTGACTCAGGGGATAAAGACATGGAGAGTCGCAACGGCGATGATGGTCCAGGAAAACATACCCCTCTTGGTGCTGATCTACTTACAGACTCTGTGGTAATGAAAGGTGTACCCAAAGACACCACAGAAGCAAATATTCGAGATTTCTTCAGCGATGAAGGTTTAGTCCCAGAACGTGTGCATTTCTGCGAGCCCCTTGAAGATGGCACACACCCTGTGTATGTCATGTTCCCATTGATCCAGGATGCGCGTCGTGCAGTTGGTAAGAGTCAACAGCAACTTGGGAAAGTTAAAGTTCAAGTTGAGTTGATAGCCAAACCTGTTGTTATGTCAGCTATGGGTTTGAAGTTTGACCCTCTAGAACTCATCAAGAAAGGGCAGGAGAGTCTGACAAAGACTGACAGTCATGGAGATAAACCATCTGACCAAAGTTTAGAACCATCGCCAGACTCCATGAAAATGAACAGTGAGCACGAGAACAGTGACTCGCAGAAAATGGATGCAGATAACCCGATGCAAAGAGGGCAGAACTCCAAACAGCCTCTCATCCGGGAACCGCTCCTCCAGCATGGCCAGCCTCTTCAACCAGACAAGGATTCGCGCAAGGACGATATGCACCCGAAGTTCGACCCATACTCTGGCATGGGTGGGATGCCCCGGGCGCCCTTCAGAGGGGGCTTAATGGGTCACTTCCCCGGTGCACCTCGTAACTTCAGGCCGCGCGGAGACATGCGTGGTGGGATGCACAGGATGCCAGGTGGCATGCGTGATCCAGGAGGATTCGGAAGGATGCGGGGCCCTTACCCTATGATGCGCGAGTCGGGAGACCATGCGGGGGGCAAGGAGACCATGGGCACTGCCATCCCGCCAGAAAAATTCGGCAAACCAGGGTGTGTGGTCGCGCTGGGAAACGTCTCCTACCGCGCCACGACGGATGATATTCTGGAGTTTTTCCACGATTTCCCTGACATCCGACCGGTGAACGTGATCAGGAGATACAATGAATTCAATCAGCCGACTGCTGACGCCCGAGTGTCCTTGTCTTCGCCCCAGGATGCGCAGAGGGCAATTAAAACTCTCCACAGACAGTACATGTGCAACCGACAGATCTTCCTCTCTCTGGTTCAGGAATGA